One Corynebacterium efficiens YS-314 DNA segment encodes these proteins:
- a CDS encoding vWA domain-containing protein produces MTIALITILAILALIIWWVFSNRSDDTIDLADDTTETTTGESGCIQGELSLPVGGDPTLVEAMVEEYNATDPVVRDYCITAEVAGPGEAAATYVFAGTRDDAADALTQTGAVAASSQDSWSQADTVRAGVAATEGADTDLENVAFPVADAPTLSAAVALALAADEDAAATALADDLDTTTDAAATTPAFAALEPDELPGGYTFSPVDGAELPVWVIPVNAGADVSEDQARAGAEFASFTTETGAAGEATDTAAYTAVVDRARALAEEPDTPVGEATTGQPSDTLIVQDTSGNMDRVVDGTQESYHTVVSRILSDLARETGGLGNQVALNNYSSPLNPGVTRGWRPNVSFPDGSNGTNAANAIARFGTGGVPLTRAAAVAAADIASEHAGTSGREVRVVLVTSGSASDYSDEAFLADIRAAGGDNVTFHIVHVGTNPMDQVLADYATSTGGTVSTATTPQDIDATLRAAFGL; encoded by the coding sequence TTGACCATCGCATTGATCACCATCCTGGCGATCCTTGCCCTGATCATCTGGTGGGTCTTTTCCAACCGCTCGGATGACACCATCGATCTGGCGGACGACACCACGGAGACCACCACCGGTGAGTCCGGGTGCATCCAGGGGGAGTTGTCCCTGCCCGTCGGCGGTGACCCCACCCTCGTCGAGGCCATGGTCGAGGAGTACAACGCCACCGACCCGGTGGTGCGGGACTACTGCATCACCGCCGAGGTGGCCGGCCCGGGTGAGGCCGCAGCCACCTATGTGTTCGCAGGGACCCGTGACGATGCCGCCGACGCCCTGACGCAGACCGGTGCCGTGGCCGCATCCTCGCAGGACTCCTGGTCCCAGGCCGACACCGTCCGGGCCGGTGTGGCCGCCACCGAGGGTGCTGACACCGATCTGGAGAACGTGGCCTTCCCCGTCGCCGATGCCCCGACGCTGTCCGCCGCGGTCGCCCTCGCCCTCGCCGCGGATGAGGACGCCGCCGCCACCGCGCTGGCCGATGATCTCGACACCACCACCGATGCTGCGGCCACCACACCGGCCTTCGCCGCCTTGGAGCCCGATGAGCTGCCCGGTGGTTACACCTTCAGTCCCGTCGACGGCGCGGAGCTTCCCGTGTGGGTCATCCCGGTCAACGCGGGCGCAGATGTCTCCGAGGATCAGGCCCGTGCGGGTGCCGAGTTCGCCTCCTTCACCACTGAGACCGGTGCCGCGGGTGAAGCCACAGATACGGCCGCCTACACCGCGGTTGTGGACCGGGCACGGGCGCTCGCCGAGGAGCCTGACACTCCGGTGGGTGAAGCCACCACCGGGCAGCCCTCCGACACCCTGATCGTCCAGGACACCTCCGGCAACATGGACCGGGTGGTTGACGGGACGCAGGAGTCCTACCACACCGTCGTCAGCCGGATCCTGTCTGACCTGGCCCGCGAGACCGGTGGCCTGGGCAATCAGGTGGCATTGAACAACTATTCATCCCCCCTCAACCCCGGGGTCACCCGTGGGTGGCGGCCAAATGTCTCCTTCCCGGACGGGTCCAATGGCACCAATGCCGCCAATGCCATCGCCCGTTTCGGTACCGGTGGGGTCCCCCTGACCCGGGCCGCGGCGGTGGCCGCCGCCGATATCGCCTCCGAGCACGCCGGTACCTCCGGCCGTGAGGTCCGGGTTGTGCTGGTCACCTCCGGATCCGCGAGCGACTATAGCGATGAGGCATTCCTGGCTGATATCCGGGCTGCAGGCGGGGACAACGTCACCTTCCACATCGTCCATGTCGGAACCAACCCCATGGACCAGGTACTGGCTGATTACGCCACCTCCACCGGTGGCACCGTGTCCACTGCAACCACCCCGCAGGACATCGACGCCACTCTGCGGGCCGCGTTCGGGCTCTAA
- a CDS encoding 3-methyladenine DNA glycosylase, whose protein sequence is MDRARAHEARAAAFTDDHLRRRQAHIKHPVFDFLFEYYPVRPATLRTWHPGLGVGVPADAPHASWRDYTLVDDSLVTVDLACFMPRRGAAVRYIHNLLQSVSGNPAHFDCFGLHEWAMVYKAGPDEIRHDLPLRLGHAATDAVVESHQLKCTHFDAFRFFTEPAIPLNLTVLTREAQPANDQCGCLHATMDLYKWAAKLGPLVPGEVLLDAFELARDTRVLDMEASPYDCRGYGFGVVAIETPEGKAEYVARQRALAARAKPIRDRLVSITEQALTATLSQ, encoded by the coding sequence ATGGACCGGGCCCGTGCCCACGAGGCGCGGGCTGCCGCGTTCACCGACGACCACCTGCGGCGTCGACAGGCGCACATCAAGCACCCGGTCTTCGACTTCCTCTTCGAGTACTATCCGGTCCGCCCCGCGACCCTGCGCACCTGGCACCCGGGGCTCGGGGTCGGCGTCCCCGCCGACGCACCCCACGCCTCGTGGCGGGACTACACGCTTGTCGACGATTCCCTGGTCACCGTCGACCTGGCATGCTTCATGCCGCGCCGGGGTGCCGCCGTGCGCTATATCCACAATCTGTTGCAGTCGGTATCCGGCAACCCCGCCCACTTCGACTGTTTCGGGCTGCATGAATGGGCGATGGTCTACAAGGCCGGTCCCGACGAGATCCGCCATGATCTGCCGCTGCGTCTGGGCCATGCAGCCACCGATGCCGTGGTGGAGTCCCATCAGCTCAAATGCACGCATTTCGACGCCTTCCGGTTCTTCACCGAACCCGCCATCCCGCTGAATCTCACGGTGCTCACCCGCGAGGCACAACCGGCCAACGACCAGTGCGGGTGTCTGCACGCCACGATGGATCTGTACAAGTGGGCGGCGAAACTCGGGCCCCTGGTCCCCGGCGAGGTGCTTCTCGACGCCTTCGAGCTCGCCCGCGACACCCGGGTGCTGGATATGGAGGCCTCCCCCTATGACTGCCGCGGGTACGGTTTCGGCGTTGTGGCCATCGAGACCCCGGAGGGCAAGGCGGAGTATGTGGCACGCCAGCGGGCACTGGCGGCACGGGCGAAACCCATCCGTGACCGGCTTGTCTCCATCACGGAGCAGGCGCTAACGGCTACACTTTCCCAGTAG
- a CDS encoding hemolysin family protein, whose protein sequence is MNIWVTILFIIVLLAFNAFFVAAEFALISSRRDRLEAHIAQGKKSAERALYATEHLSIMLAGAQFGITLCSLLLGKIAEPAIAHFLEVPFQALGVPENLLHPFSFVIALGVITWLHILFGEMVPKNIAIAGPETLAMWLSPTLILWVKITGPLIRFMNWIARITLRAFGVEQKDELDSTVDQEQLASMISESRLEGLLDEEEHARLSKALRTEHRSIKELVIRDEDVRSLDFGRQGPTLEELETAVRETGFSRFPVTGVDGSYLGYIHIKDVLPRLADPEMNPGEHIPRSELRPLTNVDADGLMDDVLHTMHRRSAHMAQVRQRGELLGVITLEDLIEEYVGTVNDWTHEDAG, encoded by the coding sequence GTGAACATCTGGGTCACCATCCTGTTCATCATTGTCCTGCTGGCCTTCAACGCTTTCTTCGTGGCCGCCGAGTTCGCACTGATCTCCTCGCGCCGTGACCGCCTGGAGGCCCATATCGCCCAGGGCAAGAAATCCGCGGAGCGTGCCCTGTATGCCACCGAGCACCTGTCGATCATGCTGGCCGGCGCCCAGTTCGGCATCACCCTGTGTTCGCTGCTGCTGGGTAAGATCGCTGAACCGGCCATCGCGCACTTCCTGGAGGTGCCGTTCCAGGCACTCGGTGTGCCGGAGAATCTCCTGCACCCGTTCTCCTTTGTCATCGCCCTCGGTGTCATCACCTGGCTGCACATCCTCTTCGGCGAGATGGTCCCGAAGAACATCGCCATCGCAGGTCCCGAGACGCTGGCCATGTGGCTCTCCCCCACGCTGATCCTGTGGGTGAAGATCACCGGCCCGCTGATCCGGTTCATGAACTGGATTGCGCGCATCACCCTGCGTGCCTTCGGTGTGGAGCAGAAGGACGAACTGGATTCCACCGTGGATCAGGAACAGCTGGCGAGCATGATCTCCGAGTCCCGGCTCGAGGGTCTACTCGACGAGGAGGAACACGCCCGCCTGTCCAAGGCGTTGCGCACCGAACACCGGTCCATCAAGGAACTGGTCATCCGCGACGAGGATGTCCGCTCCCTGGATTTCGGCCGCCAGGGCCCCACCCTGGAGGAGCTGGAGACCGCGGTCCGCGAGACCGGGTTCTCCCGTTTCCCGGTCACCGGTGTCGACGGCTCCTACCTCGGTTATATCCACATCAAGGATGTCCTGCCGCGACTGGCGGATCCGGAGATGAACCCGGGCGAGCACATCCCCCGTTCCGAGCTGCGCCCCCTGACCAATGTGGACGCCGATGGGCTCATGGATGATGTGCTGCACACCATGCACCGCCGCTCCGCGCACATGGCGCAGGTACGTCAGCGTGGTGAGCTGCTCGGGGTGATCACCCTGGAGGACCTCATCGAGGAATATGTGGGCACCGTCAATGACTGGACCCATGAGGATGCCGGTTAG
- a CDS encoding hemolysin family protein, which yields MDILISILSLLGFVLLTASTGLFVAIEFALTGLERSTVDNHVKSKGDASAHAVKRDYQNLSFVLSGAQLGITVTTLATGYLAEPVLSRYFTPLLELVGLPASAASAVALVLALIVATFLSMVFGELIPKNWAITNPLGVARFVVHPVHVFNVALKYFIKAMNNSANFIVRKLGIEPAEELASARSAQELTALVRNSAESGELDKTTAAVINRSLQFGESTADKFMTPRSTIEALRADDTVDDLISLALETGHSRFPVTEGDLDDTIGMVHIKDAFAIPREQRSTTTLRSLARRIPVVPASLDGDAVLNAVRSAGSQVVLIADEYGGTAGLVTIEDVVEEILGEVYDEHDDSEAERDFQQFGASWEVSGLVRTDQLQQHVGYSSPDGPFETLGGLIMYSLGKIPKVGDVALLPQTETPGMDEFESSFTGRWIARVTVMEDRRVDKAVLTPITHEEAEEYTK from the coding sequence ATGGACATACTCATAAGCATCCTCTCACTGCTGGGCTTCGTGCTTCTCACGGCGAGTACCGGTTTGTTCGTGGCCATTGAGTTCGCACTCACCGGCCTGGAACGCTCCACCGTGGACAATCACGTCAAGTCGAAGGGCGACGCGAGCGCCCACGCAGTGAAGAGGGACTACCAGAACCTGTCGTTCGTGCTCTCCGGCGCTCAGCTGGGTATCACGGTCACAACTCTCGCAACGGGTTACCTCGCTGAACCCGTACTCTCCCGATACTTCACCCCGCTGCTGGAACTGGTGGGCCTGCCCGCCTCCGCGGCCTCAGCCGTGGCCCTGGTGCTGGCGCTGATCGTGGCCACGTTCCTGTCCATGGTCTTCGGGGAACTCATCCCGAAGAACTGGGCGATCACCAACCCCCTGGGTGTGGCGCGCTTCGTGGTGCATCCGGTGCATGTGTTCAACGTGGCGTTGAAGTACTTCATCAAGGCCATGAACAACTCCGCCAACTTCATCGTGCGCAAGCTCGGCATCGAGCCCGCCGAGGAGCTGGCGTCCGCCCGGTCCGCCCAGGAGCTCACCGCCCTGGTGCGTAACTCCGCCGAGAGCGGGGAGCTGGACAAGACCACCGCCGCGGTGATCAACCGGTCCCTGCAGTTCGGTGAGTCCACCGCGGACAAGTTCATGACCCCACGGTCCACCATCGAGGCTCTGCGCGCCGATGACACCGTCGATGATCTGATCAGCCTCGCCCTGGAGACGGGTCACTCCCGCTTCCCGGTCACCGAGGGGGATCTCGATGACACCATCGGCATGGTTCATATCAAGGACGCCTTCGCCATCCCCCGTGAACAGCGTTCCACCACCACCCTGCGGTCCCTGGCCCGGCGTATCCCCGTGGTTCCGGCCAGCCTGGACGGTGACGCCGTGCTCAACGCGGTACGTTCCGCAGGCTCCCAGGTGGTGCTCATCGCCGATGAATACGGCGGCACCGCCGGCCTGGTCACCATTGAGGATGTCGTCGAGGAGATCCTCGGCGAGGTCTACGATGAGCACGATGATTCCGAGGCGGAACGCGACTTCCAGCAGTTCGGCGCCAGCTGGGAGGTTTCCGGACTGGTGCGCACCGATCAGCTCCAGCAGCATGTGGGTTATTCCTCCCCCGACGGCCCGTTTGAAACCCTCGGGGGGCTGATCATGTACTCCCTGGGCAAGATCCCCAAGGTCGGTGATGTCGCGCTGCTGCCGCAGACCGAGACACCCGGCATGGATGAGTTCGAATCCAGTTTCACCGGCCGGTGGATCGCCCGGGTGACTGTGATGGAGGACCGTCGCGTGGACAAGGCCGTGCTCACCCCCATCACCCACGAGGAAGCAGAGGAGTACACCAAGTGA
- a CDS encoding DEAD/DEAH box helicase produces MTTFSELNLPDPIVKELRKEGITDAFPIQAAAIPDALAGLDVLGRGPTGSGKTFTFGLPMLARLAASGASRPGQPRGLILVPTRELAAQVRERLEGPAAAMGLRTLEVVGGVNINRNITALASPVDVLVATPGRAQDLVNQKKLSLAQVEITALDEADHMADMGFLPQVRRLMDLTPAKGQRLLFSATLDGDVTKLVDRYMHNPVTHSTAPVAAAVNTMTHYRLLVGGRDSRALVVERIAAREGKTIMFMRTKHGVDRQVKKLRRVGINAVGIHGDKGQNTRTNALAGFTDGSIPVLVATDIAARGIDVDDISLVVHVDPPAEHKAYLHRAGRTARAGTTGTVVTLVMDEQVKEVRDLFRKAGVEAAEVEVHENSPELARITGARRPSGTPLALPGQQPGRGQKSANNRSDSRDATGTPRRRSRSGARRGKRDGIATPRNSGGRGTNPRRQTTRKDGQKG; encoded by the coding sequence ATGACTACATTCTCAGAACTTAATCTGCCGGATCCTATTGTCAAGGAGCTGCGCAAAGAGGGCATCACGGATGCCTTCCCCATCCAGGCGGCGGCCATCCCGGACGCCCTTGCAGGACTCGATGTCCTCGGCCGTGGCCCCACCGGCTCGGGTAAGACCTTCACCTTCGGCCTGCCCATGCTGGCACGCCTGGCCGCATCCGGTGCTTCCCGCCCCGGCCAGCCCAGGGGCCTGATCCTGGTGCCCACCCGTGAACTCGCGGCCCAGGTGCGTGAGCGTCTGGAGGGCCCGGCCGCCGCCATGGGGTTGCGCACCCTCGAGGTCGTCGGTGGTGTCAACATCAACCGCAACATCACCGCGCTGGCATCGCCGGTCGATGTCCTGGTGGCCACGCCGGGCCGTGCCCAGGACCTGGTGAACCAGAAGAAGCTGTCCCTGGCGCAGGTGGAGATCACCGCCCTCGATGAGGCCGACCACATGGCGGACATGGGTTTCCTGCCCCAGGTGCGTCGTCTCATGGACCTCACCCCGGCGAAGGGGCAACGTCTGTTGTTCTCCGCTACCCTCGATGGGGATGTGACCAAGCTGGTCGACCGCTATATGCACAACCCGGTCACCCACTCCACCGCACCGGTGGCGGCAGCCGTGAACACCATGACGCATTACCGCCTGCTGGTGGGTGGGCGTGATTCCCGTGCGCTGGTGGTCGAACGTATCGCAGCGCGTGAGGGCAAGACCATCATGTTCATGCGCACCAAACACGGCGTGGACCGTCAGGTGAAGAAACTGCGCCGCGTGGGTATCAACGCCGTGGGTATTCACGGTGACAAGGGTCAGAACACCCGCACCAATGCCCTGGCCGGTTTCACCGACGGTTCCATCCCGGTTCTGGTGGCCACCGACATCGCCGCCCGCGGCATCGACGTCGATGACATCTCACTGGTCGTGCACGTGGATCCCCCCGCTGAGCACAAGGCCTACCTCCACCGGGCAGGTCGTACCGCACGTGCCGGAACAACCGGTACAGTAGTCACATTGGTGATGGACGAACAGGTCAAGGAAGTCAGGGATCTCTTCAGGAAGGCGGGCGTTGAGGCCGCTGAGGTTGAGGTCCATGAGAACTCCCCTGAACTGGCGCGCATCACCGGTGCCCGACGCCCGTCCGGCACGCCGCTGGCCCTGCCCGGTCAGCAGCCGGGGCGGGGACAGAAATCCGCCAACAACCGTTCTGACAGCAGGGATGCCACCGGCACTCCCCGCCGGAGGTCACGCAGCGGCGCACGCAGAGGCAAGAGGGATGGCATTGCCACCCCCCGCAACTCCGGCGGCCGCGGCACCAACCCCAGGCGTCAGACCACAAGGAAAGATGGTCAAAAGGGTTAA
- a CDS encoding NAD-dependent succinate-semialdehyde dehydrogenase → MTDPLDVSALLTKVPTGLLIGDTWRDSSDGSTYTVDNPATGQTIATLASATSDDALAALDAACEVQSSWARTPARERSEILRRAFDLINERAEEFATLMTLEMGKPIAEARGEVTYGNEFMRWFSEEAVRTYGRHGQTPEGTHRMLTVRKPVGPCLLITPWNFPLAMATRKVAPAIAAGCTMVLKPARLTPLTAQYFAQTMLDAGLPAGVLNVVSGASASAISNPIMEDDRLRKVSFTGSTPVGKQLLKKAADKVLRTSMELGGNAPFIIFEDADLDLAVEGAMGAKMRNIGEACTAANRFLVHDSIAQDFSRRLAERFNQLTLGNGLDDGVTVGPLVEAKARENVAKLVDDAVTEGATVLTGGTAGEGEGYFYQPTVLVDVAPGARILTEEIFGPVAPIITFTTEEEAIQLANDTEYGLASYLFTRDYARMFRISDQLEFGLLGFNSGVISNAAAPFGGVKQSGIGREGGTEGIDEYTQLQYIGIRDPYTDR, encoded by the coding sequence ATGACTGATCCGCTTGATGTCTCTGCACTCCTGACCAAGGTCCCCACCGGTCTGCTCATCGGCGACACCTGGCGGGACTCCTCCGACGGGTCCACCTACACCGTGGACAACCCCGCCACCGGCCAGACCATCGCCACCCTCGCATCGGCCACCAGCGACGATGCCCTCGCCGCACTCGATGCCGCCTGCGAGGTCCAGTCCAGCTGGGCCAGGACCCCCGCCCGGGAACGCTCGGAGATCCTGCGCCGCGCCTTCGACCTGATCAATGAACGTGCCGAGGAATTCGCCACCCTCATGACCCTGGAGATGGGCAAACCGATCGCCGAGGCCCGTGGTGAGGTTACCTACGGCAATGAGTTCATGCGCTGGTTCTCCGAGGAGGCCGTGCGCACCTACGGCCGCCACGGCCAGACACCCGAGGGCACCCACCGCATGCTCACCGTGCGCAAACCGGTCGGCCCCTGCCTACTGATCACCCCGTGGAACTTCCCCCTGGCCATGGCCACCCGCAAGGTCGCCCCCGCGATCGCCGCCGGCTGCACCATGGTGCTCAAGCCCGCACGCCTGACCCCGTTGACCGCCCAGTACTTTGCGCAGACCATGCTCGATGCCGGCCTTCCCGCAGGTGTGCTCAATGTGGTGTCCGGGGCATCGGCCAGCGCGATCTCCAACCCCATCATGGAGGACGATCGCCTGCGCAAGGTCTCCTTCACCGGTTCCACCCCGGTGGGCAAACAACTGCTGAAGAAGGCTGCCGACAAGGTCCTGCGCACCTCCATGGAGCTCGGTGGCAACGCCCCGTTCATCATCTTCGAGGATGCCGACCTGGATCTGGCCGTCGAGGGTGCCATGGGGGCGAAGATGCGCAACATCGGTGAGGCCTGCACCGCCGCCAACCGCTTCCTGGTCCACGACTCCATCGCCCAGGACTTCAGCCGCCGACTGGCTGAGCGTTTCAACCAACTCACACTCGGCAACGGCCTCGACGACGGTGTCACCGTCGGTCCCCTGGTCGAGGCGAAGGCACGCGAGAACGTCGCAAAGCTTGTCGACGACGCCGTCACCGAGGGCGCCACCGTGCTCACCGGGGGCACCGCCGGCGAGGGGGAGGGCTACTTCTACCAGCCCACCGTGCTGGTCGATGTCGCGCCCGGCGCGCGGATCCTCACCGAGGAGATCTTCGGGCCGGTCGCACCGATCATCACGTTCACCACCGAGGAGGAGGCCATCCAGCTGGCCAATGACACCGAATACGGACTGGCCTCCTACCTGTTCACCCGTGATTATGCCCGGATGTTCCGGATCTCCGACCAGTTGGAGTTCGGTCTGCTCGGTTTCAACTCAGGGGTGATCTCCAATGCCGCGGCCCCGTTCGGTGGCGTCAAGCAGTCCGGCATCGGCCGGGAGGGTGGTACCGAGGGCATCGATGAGTACACGCAACTGCAGTACATCGGCATCCGCGACCCCTACACGGATCGCTGA
- the gndA gene encoding NADP-dependent phosphogluconate dehydrogenase: MTNPDSLAQIGVVGLAVMGSNLARNFARNGHTVAVYNRSTDKTDKLISDYATDGNFIPTKTVEDFVAALEKPRRAIVMVQAGAATDAVINQLADAMEEGDIIIDGGNALYTDTVCREKEMAARGRHFVGAGISGGEEGALNGPSIMPGGPKESWEALGPLLESIAAKVDGVPCVTHIGPDGAGHFVKMVHNGIEYADMQVIGEAYQLLRFGAGMEPAEIADVFAEWNKGDLDSYLIEITAEVLRQVDAETGKPLVDVILDAAGQKGTGRWTVKEALDLGVPVTGIGEAVFARALSSSLDQRKAAQGNLPTGALTTFEELGLDKAEFVEDVRRALYASKLVAYSQGFDEIKAGSDEHNWGVDPRDLATIWRGGCIIRAKFLNRIVEAYDNDPELPSLLLDPYFKGELEDLMDSWRRIVIYVTQLGLPAPVFTSSLAYYDSLRAERLPAAIIQGQRDFFGAHTYHRIDKPGSFHTLWSGDRSELEV; this comes from the coding sequence GCAGCACCGACAAGACCGACAAGCTCATCTCCGATTATGCCACCGACGGCAACTTCATCCCCACCAAGACCGTCGAGGATTTCGTCGCCGCCCTGGAGAAGCCCCGCCGCGCCATCGTCATGGTGCAGGCCGGTGCCGCCACCGACGCCGTGATCAACCAGCTTGCGGATGCGATGGAGGAGGGAGACATCATCATCGATGGTGGTAACGCTCTCTACACCGACACCGTGTGCCGTGAGAAGGAGATGGCAGCCCGTGGCCGTCACTTCGTCGGTGCCGGTATCTCCGGTGGCGAGGAAGGTGCCCTCAACGGCCCGTCCATCATGCCCGGTGGCCCGAAGGAATCCTGGGAGGCTCTCGGCCCGTTGCTGGAGTCCATCGCCGCCAAGGTGGACGGCGTTCCCTGTGTGACCCACATCGGCCCTGATGGAGCGGGCCACTTCGTCAAGATGGTCCACAACGGCATCGAGTACGCCGACATGCAGGTCATCGGCGAGGCCTACCAGCTGCTGCGCTTCGGTGCTGGCATGGAGCCGGCCGAGATCGCCGATGTCTTCGCCGAGTGGAACAAGGGCGATCTGGACTCCTACCTCATCGAGATCACCGCCGAGGTCCTGCGCCAGGTCGACGCCGAGACCGGCAAGCCGCTTGTCGACGTCATCCTCGACGCCGCAGGCCAGAAGGGCACCGGCCGTTGGACGGTCAAGGAGGCCCTCGACCTCGGAGTCCCTGTCACCGGCATCGGCGAGGCCGTCTTCGCCCGCGCACTATCCTCCTCCCTCGATCAGCGCAAGGCCGCACAGGGCAACCTGCCGACCGGTGCCCTGACCACCTTTGAGGAGCTGGGTCTGGACAAGGCGGAATTCGTCGAGGATGTCCGTCGCGCACTGTACGCCTCCAAGCTGGTGGCCTACTCCCAGGGCTTCGATGAGATCAAGGCCGGTTCCGATGAGCACAACTGGGGTGTTGACCCCCGCGACCTGGCCACCATCTGGCGCGGTGGCTGCATCATCCGGGCGAAGTTCCTCAACCGCATCGTCGAGGCCTACGACAACGACCCGGAGCTGCCCTCCCTGCTGCTCGACCCGTACTTCAAGGGTGAGCTCGAGGACCTGATGGACTCCTGGCGCCGGATCGTCATCTACGTCACCCAGCTGGGTCTGCCGGCACCGGTGTTCACCTCCTCCCTGGCCTACTACGACTCCCTGCGTGCCGAGCGTCTGCCGGCCGCCATCATCCAGGGCCAGCGTGACTTCTTCGGTGCACACACCTACCACCGCATCGACAAGCCAGGCTCCTTCCACACCCTGTGGTCCGGTGACCGCAGCGAGCTGGAGGTCTAG